The window TATCGTCATATAACTcgatcgcctctctctctctctctctctctctctctctctctctctctctctctctctctctctctctcaggcgagaCGTTTACAATAATTTCACGCATTTCTTCGGAGGACGCGGCTTCACGCTTGGCGGACCGCACCCGAGGTTGGTTGGGTTGGGTTCCGCTGCGGTGCGCAGCCGCCCTGTGGAAGCCTCGGAAGGGGGTTATTGTGATAGTGAGACCTTCCTGTAAcagtagtgatgataatgataatttttattattattattattattattattattattattattattattattattattcagaagataaaccctgttcatatggaacaagcccaccacagggacaactgacttcaaattcaagcttccaaagaagattaGTGTTCGTTTCAGAGAGgtaacagaatgtaataggaaatacagaaagaagatatcacttatcattaaagaaaaaaatacacgaaattaataaataaatagataaaaatgtgagtgaatcaataaaatacaaggtgaactgaTTTAGAGTAGCAATGCacagcatcttcgcttgaacttttaaggttccagctgcacgacatcctcagtagggagactgttccacagcccacaggtgtgaggaataaaggacctcaggaactgagaacAAGATGTCTGAAGTTATTACAAAGTCCTGCCTttttcaattgagagagagagagagagagagagagagagagagagagagagagagagagagatctgatgtcTTAGATATTTACTCAGATACAACTCAATTATTCACGCACatcccttcagagagagagagagagagagagagagagagagagagagagagagagagagagagagatcgtttcaGTTTACAACGCTTTGTGGCGCATAATTCTTACGTAGTACTAACATTAATAGAGTTACCTAGAAATTAGAGTCATTTAACTTTGATGCTGTGTTCTAATGCCTGTTCATTTTTGAAgctaaaagaggaagaagagaataaatagaaatataatcatGTCAGAGATTGATAAAGGAGTTAAGGTATATTTCCAGAGTATGAATTTAGGTTGCTGTCAAATActtgaatatatgtgtatgtatatgcatatgtagaaaaaatatatatatatacacataatatatatacatatatatatatatatatatatatatatatatatatatatatatatatatatatagatagatactatatgtatgtatatgtatatatatatatatatatatatatatatatatatatatatatatatatatatattatatatatagatagatactatatgtatgtatacgtatatatatattatatgtatatatacagtatatacatacatatatatatatatatatatatatatatatatatatatatatatgtcagttttCCAGCCTTATTCTTTATGGAAAAATTTATGGAAAGCTTCCAAATCCAGCCAATAAGACAGACTCctcaaaaaaaagtttatattaaaaacaaaaacttgttcATACAAAACTGAGCCTTCAAAATGTgcactaaaattattattttatttttcggggGGTTACGAAATTCCTGGAACAAAATCCCTGGAACAAAGACCTGGAACAAAGTCGCCACGGCTTTTGAACGCATTATCCTCTGGACTACTTTCTGAAAGgctaaaaaaattggaaaaatactaTTTTGAAATTCCGTCTAGGCACAAAAGCgctaaaaagcaaaatattttcgcCAAAACACTGGTCGATTTTATGTGAGGAGTTCAAGCAATGGTGGGTCCGCCGCCAGTTCTTGATAAGTTCGTAGGGTCTACACTAGCCTCCTTAGCCTCTTCGACAAGGGCAACCAGCCCTTAGGACCACCACCTAGGGGCTTCTGCCCTTGAAGTATAACTGGAAAATTCTCTCCAGTATGACTTGTCTGTGAGTGTTCAAAATaagtggatatatatgtatatatacactgaagtGTTAacaatcagtttctttctttccccccccacctctctctctctctctctcttctttctttaaatcttcagctgaaaacccttacagGCAGTGTTTATTATAGTCTGTGGTTATCCACAAGGAAAAGCTCATACCGGTTATatcatcagatctctctctctctctctctctctctctctctctctctctctctctctctctctctctctctctctctctctctctctctctctctctctctctctctctctctctctctatatatatatatatatatatatatatatatatatatatatatatatatatatatacatatacatatatactgaaccACGACAAAGTCCTCCTGATTATTTTGAAGTCGTGAGGGAGGGATATTTTTtcgacttagaaaaaaaaaggccgaCGTTGTCAGTCATCTTTGAAAGACGCTTTTCAAGTTGCTATCCAATCTAATCGGGGACATCtgatggtcagagagagagagagagagagagagagagagagagagagagagagagagagatctgatgatCAGTGGGGCTAGAagctgtaaaagagagagagagagagagagagagagagagagagagagagagagagagagatctgatgatCAGTGGGAGAagctgtaaaagagagagagagagacgctggtttagagagagagagagagagagagagagagagagagacagagagagagagagagagagagagaggtgggatggagaagatcccaacagaaaataagagaggagaaaagacgagagagataaataagaggaaagagaaagacgctggtaaagaataagagaaagggaaaactatgacagaagataaaaagaaagggaaagacgtcagtaaaaattaaaaggaaagggGAAGACGCTAATAGAGAATAAGAGGAATGGGCGAGATGTCTGCAGATGTAAAGAGGATACATAAGAGGAAAGAgtagagagaagaggaaaatgaaggaagcCAAAAGAACGTAAGAGGAGAAGAAAGACTTCAAGAAAAGTAAGAGGAGACAAAGACGACGCCAGAGAATAAGAGCAAAGGGAAAGACAATATCTaaataataagaggaaagaggaagactTTAAAGAGGAACACAAGATGAGACAGACGATAATAGAAATTAAGACGaatgagaaagtaaagaaaatagtgccatcaAGGCCAGTGGGATGgatctctctctcaccttttccttctctctacTGCTTtctagttactctctctctctctcgccttcctaAAAAAAAGACTGGCatgattttgttataattttaggGAACAAAATCGTCCACAGTCATCGTGGGCTGTTGTTTACttttcctgctttctctctctctctctctctctctctctctctctctctctctctctctctctctctctctctctcctaaacaaaAAGACTGGCATGATCTTGTTCTAATTTTAGGGAACAAAATCGTCCACAGTCTTCGTGGGCTGTTGTTTacttttcctgctctctctctctctctctctctctctctctctctctctctctctctctctctctctctctctctctctcctgtatcgttgattttcgttcttcaagGGACAGGATGGATGTCACATCAtccaaaaacagtgaaaaaagtcTCATTCCTTTATTGGAGAATCAGTGTCACACTGCAGTGATCTtacttccttctttatttttccattattctctCTACGTTTATTTATACTTTGAATCTTTGTTgttatgtttcttctttcttccttcctttatgactttctttctttcttgctttaaaTATTCAGCTAGAAACTCTTATGGACAGTGTCAAGAGATTTTATAAACCCAAGATTACTCCAAAACGAAATCAACCTgtagaaaaaatcaataatgtcaaggcttttttttttatcaaagcatactataccattatcattattatttagagtGTTAATGATGTTTTAATTGCTGGAAATTATCACTTATGCTTGCTGGTGGAAAACTCAGATGGGTTTTAGCAGAATAAACTTGCCACACacaaaaggaaagtgaaataaaattggCAAAACACAATTAAGTTGTCTAGGGGTTTTACTTAGGCAACAACTACAGTGTTgaggaatcttctgatctccaaatgttaaagagagagagagagagagagagagagagagagagagagagagagagaggttacaggaAAAggtcataagtaaaaaaaatatgaggaagtAGACAAAAAAGCCAActcacctgaaattcaggagacgtcggcagcagcagcagcagagaacaGAAATGTATttgctcttgctctctctctctctctctctctctctctctctctctctctctctctctctctctctcattctttctttaatatttggagatcagaagattccccAACACTGTAGTTGTTGCTTAAGTAAAACCCTAGACAACTTAATTGTATTTTGccaatttcatttcactttccctTTATGTGTGGCAAGTTTATTCTGCTAAAACCCATCTGAGTTTTCCACCAGCTAGCATAAGTGATAATTTCCAGCAATTAAAACAGCATTAACACtctaaataataatgacaattttatagtatcctttgataaagaaaaagccttgatattgttgattttttctaCCAGCAAGtataaatgataatttccagcaATTGAAATAGCGTTAgcatttaaaatgataataataatggtatagtATGCTTTGATAGAAAAATGCCTTGATATTGTTGTATTATTGTGGTCTTATCTGCATTGTGTAAAAAATAAGCTTGCCCTCACAATAATAATCCACTTCAGTTATTCTACTGcccctctgaataataataataataataataataataataataataataataataataataataataataataataataataataataataataataataataataataataataataataataataagtgctgtTCTCCAGTTACTAAAGGCCATGTTCCAATAATTCTTCTATGAAATTCCCCCTCCTTCCTGCTAATACTATGTGCATAATATTTTCCcattaataataagtaaaaaatgtgccgaagctccttcggagcaatcgagttttctgtgcagccgctacagcgtataatcaaggccagcgaaaataggtctatctctcggtggtctcggtataatactgtacaagccgcggcccatgaaactttaaccacggcccggtggtggcctatcctactgtatgtcgttgccagaagcacgattatggctaactttaaccttaaataaaataaaaactactgaggctagagggctgcaatttggtatgtttcatgattggaggggggatgatcaacataacaatttgcagccctctggcctcaatagtttttaagctctgagggcggacagaaaaagtgcggacagaacaaagtgcagacggacagacaaagccggcacaatagtttcttgtacagaaaactaataaaaaactgaacgaGATTTCTCTGatacaaattacataaatacGTCCTCTGTGTAGTTTCCCCTTCTCCCTGCTACTTACTATGGATATAATATTCCCCTAAATAATTAGAGTACTGAATGAGTTTTCTCTgatataatgaaacaaatacgTGCCAATGGCGGGAGACAGATTCAGGTGCTAAGAATTCAAACGGAAGCATTACTCGCAGTTTCCACTCGTCTCCGCTTCCTGCTATTGTTCATGGGGCTTTCCAACTTCAAAACTGAAATAATctctataaatgtaaattttttccagttttgtaatctgCTTCAGTTGTCACCGTTTTAATGCACTCACTATTATCACTATCGTTACCTCAAACGCCGTGTTAATGCACAGTTCTTCAAGAGTGGTGAGGACAACAGAAATATGACTTTcagataagaaaattaatgttatttaattagaAAATGGAAATCGGTCAGGTACAGGCCAGTAACTTTACTTGTagataaccaaaccagctttatAAGTCATTGGAATGACAAGACGGGCCTAAGCTCAAGATCTTGGTTCCTCTTAGCCTGAGGTCTAGAGACTATACAAGCTGCGATATAGGTCTACTCGGCAAATGGTTTGCCTTTTCACATTTATCCGAAATCTGATGTTGGTGATAGACTGTTTGtctataaagtttatttttctattaataaaGGAAGTTCACGCATGCGTGGTATCTCGAAATCCTCTCCTTTACCaaagcagcaaaaataaaagcgtcCATAGCAAACCGAATTACATTCCCAGTGCCAAGTCAACTTCAGGCTAGACGCATGTTATGTTCCAATAACATAACGTCGCCCAAAATCAGAGGAGGtattaaacagtttatttttccattaataaagGGAGTTCACGCATGCGAAGTATCTCCAAATCTTCATTACCAAAGCAGCAAAGCAAGAACGTAAATAGCACACAGAATTACATTTTCAGTGCAAGGTCAACTTCGATCTAGACGCATGTTGTACCAATAATGTCCTCTCTGGGGAATTGAACTGTTTTTAACACCTTTCGGACAGCACCGTTTAATTCCTACGCTCTTTGCTTGGAGAGAGCGACTTTGAACGAATACTTTTGAAATCTCTAGTGGTAGAGGCTGCCACTGACACTTGGTCTGTTTTAGATGGTATTTTCACCCAATTGTGTTCTGAATTCCTCTCGTTTTTGAGATAGCTGGTGGGATTTCTCCAAACCAGACGTGATGGCTATTGCAGATTTCAAGCAGTGGTTTGGATCTGAATTTCTTTAATTTAGAATGCGTAATGTAATTGCTTTTCATAATGTATTGTTATGATCAGTAGATACAAGTATATATCAAGTACTGGCATCGTTTATATCTTTCATGAATTTTTGTTAGCAAATCATAACCATTTTCAAAAGACTGACTATGCTATCTTCTTAGTctgataatttccttttttataatgaCTTGTTCAATAACCTTCCCCTCTTTACTtcgtaaaaatacaacaaaatcatTTAATGCCTTTCTATGAAGAACTTCCTGCTTTTCTGACTTACGACAAGAAATTTGAACTAGcccacaaaatttaaattattgtaAGATCAGCTTGTTTTTACTTTTGGATTCCCACTACAATTCTCAAGAACaagaatatacttttttttctttggcaaacTGAAATGTGAGAGTTTGGTCCCTTATACAATAGGTAAAATAGTTATAATCTTGGAGACAACATGTTACATCCTTAAATTTCGCTCAGTTCAAAAGCTATAAGCTTCACTGTGTTTAAATGATATTTAGGCATAGGTATAATTAGTTCCTGTAAGcctgttggtatatatatatatatatatatatatatatatatatatatatatatatatatatatatatatatataattaattttttagtgGCAAAACAGCTTCTTTTTCAAAGGTAGATTCATCCGGATTTCTGGGGATTTCTAAAGGGATTTACGCTCCAGTGTTGCgtttttgaaaaagttttatttaaatttttttttttttttttatttacagtcagCAACCATCACCCGAAATTCTCGTAAAAATTTGCACTATCGGGACAAGCAATTTAAGAAGAGTCAAGCTTACACAGTTCAATCTATTATCAGGAGTGaaaaaccaaataataaataacccatttaaaaaagtataatctagagagagagagagagagagagagagagagagagagagagagagagagagagagagagaggaataaaataatCGATGCGTGATCTTGTGATCTTTTTTTCGGTGATCAGTTTTCATTTCCACTTGGATTAAGATTCGAAGAATCTGTTGATCCCTACTTGAGTATAAAACTACGTGATCCCAAGGGAGAGTGACAGTCTAGGTGCGTCTACCAACAAGAACCCACACACCTTCAACTATCGTAGGCTTCTCGACAAGAACAGATCAGGTAAATGTGTTCCAAAATGTTCTAACATTCTCCTCCTTTATGTTCTGACCCAGCTTTCATTTTCTAGGGTCAGGTTCAACAATGTTAAATTTgccaggagttttattttggctacaactgaaatgtggaatagtttacctaaTATAGCTGTGgagttttctagtatcaggtttaatgctatcagtttgctaggagttttactttggctacaactaaaatatgtaatagtttgcctagtgctgTTGTGGAGTTTTCTAGAATCAGGTTtgatactactcagtttgctaagagctttattttggctacaactagaATGTGAAATAGCTTGTCTAGTGCAGTTGCCgagttttctagtatcaggttgaTAATACTTAGCTTTCTAGTTTTCTTTAAactacaactgaaatgtggaatagtttgcctaataTAGATGTGGAGTTTTCTGGTATCAGGTTTCATGCTACTCATTTctaagttttattttggctacaacaaaaatatgtaatagtttacctagtgcagttgtggaattttCTAGTACTAGGTTTGATACTACTCAGTTTCCTAGGAGTTTGATTTTGGCTACATCTAGAGTGTAGGTTAGTTTGCCTAATATAGATGGAGTTTTCTAGTATAAGGTTTAACACTGTTAAATTTCCTAGGAGTTCGATTTTGGCTACAACTAGAATGTGGATTAGTGTCCCTAGTGCAactgtggaatcttctgacctcaAAAAGTTTAagcgaggaacaaattcattcctgctctctgctgctgctgaagtctcctgaatttcaggcgtatcggttttgttttcaattacctcgtctgtttatttatcaccttttcctttaacttctctctctctctctctctctctctctctctctctctctctctctctctctctctctctctctctctctctcaggctgatttccctttggagacctcttgggtttatataagtctgttgactctgtccataagggttttcaactgaagatttaatATAAggaattttaagtaaatataatCTGTGGATTGGAATGTTACACAGTCACCATTACAAAACTTTCTgaaaagataattaattatttttccaatctTCCTCCAGGGATGAAGTCCTTCTCAGTAACTTTCATTACGGCAGCTTTATTGATCGCCCTACAGCTACGTGGCGTCACGCCCTACTACTCGTCAGGTCAAGAAAGTGGCTATGATTACGTATGTAAAATTCTTAATTAAGCTCATAGTTTTTCTTCCTCATCGTTGAGGTACCGCTAAGTACTCTTACTTTTATCAGCTGCAAAGTCTTGATGATGCAAATGGATAAGCTATttgtcattttgtatatttatctaggctatagtgatatatatatatatatatatatatatatatatatatatacatacatatatatatatatatatatatatatatatatatatatatatatatatatatatatgactatttatcacatcaccgtgattcatatacaatcagaaagctacaaacgtcctttaatatcaattcactctacctcggaaataatatattttcatatataccgaagggaattttagttgataataagtccaccgtcccgtgggatcatagcgacggacgaggaatcaggactacagtgacgcactaacgacgcactctcttgtggccgatttcggtAGTGCGTCACTGtatgattcctcgtccgtcgctggtctctttttaatcaactaaaattcctcattaaaataaatattttttttggagTATAACTTTCaggcttgaatatatatatatatatatatatatatatatatatatatatatatatatatatatatatatatatatatatatatataaataaacgtgaCTGTCATGAgatttcttttaacattaaacaaatattttttttctaactcttTCAGGCTCATGTAATTtcttgtattcaacatgtcattgacttgtattcaagAAGTTTTTGACTAGTACTCAAcatgtcattgacttgtattcaacatgtcaTTGGCTAGTATTCAAcatgtcattgacttgtatttaacaAATCATTGACTTGTAGCCAAcatgtcattgacttgtattcaacatgtcaATGACTAGTATTCAACATGTGATTGATTTGTATCCAACATGCTTGTgtatgtttacgacatgtttcattgcagtgtggatgcacccttagGATTTATGCGACTGTTCGTCCAACGTCTTAGTCTTAttattcaatgaatttttatcCCAAATTTCCTTGCCCTAAGAAAACTTGAATGCTTCCAGGGAGGAGGCCATGGGTGCAATGGAGGCGTGAAATACGTCCATTCTACCATTACGCTCGTCCAAACGGTGACCAaggtaaagtaaagaaaaataattatctgaTTTTGCATCGCTATGTTAGGGGCGTCACGGTTAAGTTAACAAAAATTACGAGCTGAATACAGATATTTCATAAGTACAAAGAGAGTGCATATCTCTGCTAGTGTTCAAACACCTGAGAGGTCATATTTTTATTGACCAGAAACGTTATTTGTCGAGATTTCAATTAAATATTATAGTTCATAGACATAATGTCTAATAAGACTTTCTGTGCAAGAATAATGATTGAATTTTGCCGCTAAAATGTATGGAAAGGCAACATGTATTCTCGGTTTTCTTAATCTTGGGACATATGGAAATCTATTTTCCTACTTTTCCCAAAATCTAGTTACTTGTGCATATCACTAGGCGGGGGGGGCCTATGAAACTTTGTATTCCTACTTTTCCCAAAAATCTTGTCACCTATGCATGTCACGAGAGGGgatgtatgaaaaattataatcctacttttcccaaaattttgtcacttatgtATATCATGAGGGGCCACTATTGGTAAAACTTCTGTAAATTTCCAAATACAGCTTTTTGGTGTAAAATCCTTCTAACAAACTGTCAAATGTtgagacaaacaaacaagagatcaAAGGTTGGGTAATTGGTAACAGTAATAAACTCCCAGTAATACTTGGGTATCAAGAGCTAATTTAATCCTCTTTCTTATCATTTTTGCAAGTGAAACAGGCCAATATTACTGTCATCCATATGCCTCTATCTAGCCCAGGCTAGAAGAAAGCAAGCAAATGGAAAAGGCAGAGAGAAGGGTTGGGTTCCAACTcagtaaaagtaagaaaacatGAAACAGCAATAGAATATTCTTAGAGGTAACCATAGCCTTGATAAGCATATTAATACAACTTTACCATTCACAGACCGAAACTCTGAGCACTACAGTCACCAAAACGGCAACTGAAACAGTGACCAAAACAGCAGCACCATCAACAGTGACTTCGACAGCAACAACTACTCAGACTGTCACCCCAAAACCGGTTACAGAGACAGTGGTCAATACAGTCACAACCACAGTCATTGAGAAGCACATGGTCACTGTGGTACAAGGAAGTCACGGGTACCCCACTGTCGGATATGGAgcaggtgagtgtgtgtgtgtgtgtgcgtgtgtgtgtgtgcgtgtgtgggtgtgggtgtgtgtgtgtgtgtgtgtgtgtgggtgtgcatgtGTGACATTGAGGAGATAATTAGTAAGGCAGGGATTACAATAGACAAAGGAAATACTTCATAGATAGCAATAAAGGATATTGTGAAATAAGGgatttttagtcatttttgtaCGAAAAGGAGGAACTTGAGTTTAGAAGCGACACTTGATAAAGTTTTTTCGTGGGTCGAGTGCGACCTAAGACAGGCGTAGTTCTGAAAGAGGGAGGAGTTTATCTTTAATATAGGACCAGGAGATACTGGACGCGAAAAGAATCTAGAGGATATAAGCTTTTAGACCTAGTTAAACTATCTTAGAGGACAGGGGAAGTCACACCTGTACTATAGGCCTAGGTAAACTATCTTAGAGGACAGGAGAAGTCACACCTGTACTATAGGCCTAGGTAAACTATCTTTGAGGACAGGAGAAGTCACACGTGTACTATAGGCCTAGGTAAACTATCTTAGGGAACATGTAAAGTAAAACCTGTACTGTAGGCCTAGGTAAACCACCTTAGAGAATATGAGAAATCCCACCTTTACTATAGGCCTAGGTAAACTACCCTCCACAAAATCTGTGCaactttacatatttcttttgaaataactgCTTTTACTCTTGAATTAATTTTGAGCCCTATCTCCCTAGATAAATTTGAAGGATAGATGAAGAAGGGGAAAGGTAGAAAAACGaatgaggaaataagaaaaaagtgaataCTAAACGAAACTCAGAgagatgaggaaaagaaaaaagattttagggaaataaaacataatataaaaaatacaagactATCAAGAGAAAGCAGTGACCATAAGAAGGGTTAGCAAACATCGGGAGAACGGACGAAGCTTTCAAGGCAGAAGGGGAAGCAGGAGAAAGAAGATTAGAAAGCCAGTAAAGGCGACCTTTCATTTTAGCTATAGGAAAAAACATCGGGTTAAATGGGAGATCTTTACTTGTGCATTCAGACAACGAAGACGTGATTTGAATAAGCGAAAGTTAAGCTCAATGAGAACTTCGGAGAAAGAATCAATGCCAAGAGAaaggacagagagaaaaataCGCAAAGAAACGACGTGGGAAGTGATCAAACCATAGGGAGTAACATGGGAAGCAACATTAAAAAGAAGAGAGCACAAATGCAGATAGGTGATATAGAAAATGGGACGAGGTAGGGCACGCATTCCATATGGTCGACGTCACTTAAGAAAAAGTTGGTATAAGACGTATAAGCTTAAGGAAATCGAATAAAAAATAAGGcagatataagatataatatataagatataagatataagGTCCTTGTCGAGGTAAGTAGCGAGGAAAAGGGTATTCTGATAAGATATAAGGCAAAAGATTCAGAGAAGAAGACGACTCACTTATAGTTTGTATAAGCTTAAGGAAAGCAAATAAAGTATAAAGGAGATATAAGACATAAGGcataagatataagatataagGTCCTCCTTGAGGGAAGTAGCAGGGAAAATGGTAATCTGATAAGATATAAGGCAAAAGATTCAGAGAAGATGCCTCACTTATCGTTTAAGCAAGGCAATCAGCAAGGAAAAAGGGTAATCTGATAAGTTAA of the Macrobrachium rosenbergii isolate ZJJX-2024 chromosome 49, ASM4041242v1, whole genome shotgun sequence genome contains:
- the LOC136832394 gene encoding uncharacterized protein, which gives rise to MKSFSVTFITAALLIALQLRGVTPYYSSGQESGYDYGGGHGCNGGVKYVHSTITLVQTVTKTETLSTTVTKTATETVTKTAAPSTVTSTATTTQTVTPKPVTETVVNTVTTTVIEKHMVTVVQGSHGYPTVGYGAVKATKPIKFSYGSW